One Williamsia phyllosphaerae DNA segment encodes these proteins:
- a CDS encoding TetR/AcrR family transcriptional regulator, whose protein sequence is MMVNTGRPRDSSIDDAILDEAARMIVEIGYGATTIDAVARAAGTTRPAIYRRYASLAQIVSAAMSSRVVFDPRTDSGDLPSDFDALQKQQIAFFTDPLVVRAMPGLIEESSRNDTLRSRLFEDIMTPRRAAVRRALDQAARRGDITAGSDPDEICDLLTGPLLLRTLMPALGAVDTHLAEVTVAAALDAVGYRRADVATVERS, encoded by the coding sequence ATGATGGTCAACACCGGGAGACCACGAGATTCATCGATTGACGACGCCATTCTCGATGAGGCAGCGAGAATGATCGTCGAGATCGGTTACGGCGCGACGACCATCGATGCGGTGGCTCGCGCCGCCGGCACGACGCGTCCGGCGATCTATCGCCGGTACGCGTCGCTGGCGCAGATCGTATCCGCGGCCATGAGCTCGCGCGTGGTTTTCGACCCCCGCACGGACTCGGGTGATCTGCCCTCCGACTTCGACGCACTGCAGAAGCAACAGATCGCTTTCTTCACCGATCCCCTGGTCGTCCGGGCCATGCCCGGCCTGATCGAGGAGAGTTCGCGCAACGACACCCTGCGTTCGCGTCTGTTCGAGGACATCATGACGCCGCGTCGAGCGGCCGTCCGCCGGGCCCTCGACCAGGCCGCCCGCCGCGGGGACATCACCGCCGGTTCCGATCCGGACGAGATCTGCGACCTGCTGACCGGGCCGCTCCTGCTCCGTACCCTGATGCCCGCTCTCGGCGCGGTCGACACCCACCTGGCCGAGGTCACCGTCGCCGCGGCGCTCGACGCGGTGGGTTATCGTCGGGCCGACGTCGCCACGGTCGAACGTTCGTAA
- a CDS encoding glycoside hydrolase family 3 N-terminal domain-containing protein has product MRKTEARRRQGVAVGVVGLLAVLVGCGSGADGVATSTSSAGSTSSAAAPSATSSAPSSSKAVAAGCASPVVASMSLRDKLAAMLVVGVSGTQDARRVVDTYHVGGIFVGSFTDFSILANGRLKAIAAQSKRPLMVTVDQEGGRVSRLSELGIDSPSARELASTSTPAQVRRIAAKTGAGLKRLGINVDFAPDADVSDESDDEVIGDRSFSDDPAVVARYASAFADGLRDAGVMPVFKHFPGHGHGSGDSHTGTVRTPPLSELKNDDLVPYRTLLPGPATRAVPTAGVMVGHLIVPGLTGDELPASISAPAMRLLRSGAGYGGKPFDGPIFTDDLSGMAAISARYGIEEAVVRALTAGADLALWLSTDKVPDVLAALTSAVREKRLPQAQVDRSVARNLRATGAGAC; this is encoded by the coding sequence ATGCGGAAAACGGAGGCGCGTCGCCGTCAGGGTGTGGCCGTCGGTGTGGTGGGTCTTCTCGCCGTGCTGGTGGGTTGTGGCAGCGGGGCCGACGGTGTCGCGACCTCGACCAGCAGTGCCGGTTCGACGAGCTCCGCGGCAGCTCCCTCGGCGACGTCGTCGGCGCCGAGCAGCTCGAAGGCGGTCGCCGCCGGATGCGCGTCGCCCGTCGTGGCGTCGATGTCGTTGCGCGACAAGCTGGCCGCGATGCTGGTGGTCGGGGTGAGCGGAACGCAGGACGCGCGTCGCGTCGTCGACACCTATCACGTGGGCGGGATCTTCGTCGGCAGCTTCACCGACTTCTCGATCCTGGCGAACGGTCGCCTGAAGGCGATCGCGGCGCAGTCGAAACGGCCGCTGATGGTGACGGTCGACCAGGAGGGTGGCCGGGTCTCGCGGCTCTCCGAACTGGGTATCGACAGCCCGTCGGCGCGTGAACTGGCGTCGACCTCCACACCTGCGCAGGTGCGCCGCATCGCCGCGAAGACCGGTGCCGGACTCAAGCGTCTCGGGATCAACGTCGACTTCGCGCCGGACGCCGACGTGAGCGACGAATCCGACGACGAGGTGATCGGCGACCGGTCGTTCTCCGACGACCCGGCGGTCGTGGCCCGCTACGCGAGCGCCTTCGCCGACGGACTGCGCGACGCCGGCGTGATGCCGGTGTTCAAGCACTTCCCCGGCCACGGTCACGGCTCGGGCGATTCGCACACCGGCACCGTCCGCACGCCGCCGCTGTCGGAGCTGAAGAACGACGACCTCGTGCCCTACCGCACGCTGCTGCCGGGACCGGCGACCCGCGCGGTGCCGACGGCCGGGGTGATGGTGGGGCATCTGATCGTGCCCGGACTCACCGGCGATGAACTACCCGCGAGCATCTCGGCCCCGGCGATGCGGCTGTTGCGGAGCGGGGCCGGTTACGGCGGGAAACCGTTCGACGGCCCGATCTTCACCGATGACCTCAGTGGGATGGCCGCGATCAGCGCGCGGTACGGGATCGAGGAGGCGGTCGTGCGGGCGTTGACCGCCGGCGCCGACCTCGCGTTGTGGCTGAGCACCGACAAGGTCCCCGATGTGCTCGCCGCTCTCACCTCGGCGGTGCGGGAGAAGCGGCTGCCGCAGGCCCAGGTCGACCGGTCGGTCGCGCGCAACCTGCGAGCGACCGGTGCGGGTGCCTGCTGA
- a CDS encoding universal stress protein: MAATDQQTSDLIMIAYDGTENADRAIDYAGRFLAGRRAVVVTAWETGSHQTARLSSLSGGMQTMVGVSVDTEVDELLRIEASTLNARGVERARACGMEADGRLAEVDSTVWGALVDAADELAVDVLVTGTRGASGLKALLHSSVAEAVLKHCRRPVLVVPARCTANATAATRP; encoded by the coding sequence ATGGCAGCCACGGACCAGCAGACCTCGGACCTGATCATGATCGCGTACGACGGTACCGAGAACGCGGATCGGGCAATCGATTACGCGGGTCGGTTCCTCGCCGGTCGGCGAGCTGTCGTGGTCACCGCCTGGGAGACCGGGTCGCATCAGACCGCGCGGTTGTCGTCGTTGTCGGGCGGGATGCAGACGATGGTGGGCGTCTCGGTCGACACCGAGGTCGACGAACTGCTCCGGATCGAGGCCTCCACCCTCAACGCGCGGGGTGTCGAGAGGGCTCGTGCCTGCGGGATGGAGGCCGACGGACGCCTGGCCGAGGTCGACTCCACGGTGTGGGGTGCGCTGGTCGACGCCGCGGACGAGCTGGCGGTGGACGTGCTGGTCACGGGCACCCGCGGCGCGTCCGGACTCAAGGCGCTGCTGCACAGCAGTGTCGCCGAGGCGGTCCTCAAGCACTGCCGGCGACCGGTGCTGGTCGTGCCCGCCCGGTGCACCGCGAACGCCACCGCCGCCACGCGCCCCTGA
- a CDS encoding DUF2613 domain-containing protein: MTDNRLIAGAIAGIMGVIVAIAVVFLGGYISSDDNPSTDVNSFNADNGFVKGSVDYGTRDNAGVQN; this comes from the coding sequence ATGACCGACAACCGCCTCATCGCCGGAGCCATCGCCGGGATCATGGGCGTCATCGTCGCCATCGCGGTCGTGTTCCTCGGCGGGTACATCTCCTCCGACGACAACCCGTCGACCGACGTCAACAGCTTCAACGCGGACAATGGTTTCGTGAAGGGCTCGGTCGACTACGGCACGCGTGACAACGCCGGAGTGCAGAACTGA
- a CDS encoding alpha-(1->3)-arabinofuranosyltransferase: MDDQRLTRRGVVLAAVAALVFALVQSPGAIAADTKLDLTADPVGFLARATHLWTSQATLGQVQNQAYGYFFPHGAFFVLGDVVGLSPWITQRLWWAVLVFVGFLGIVRLAEALGIGSRGSRIVAAAAFVLSPRVLTTLGSISSETTVMMLAPWVLIPVVIALDHPQLRSSLRQLAFRSACAVALMGAVNAVATLAACGIAVVWWLAHAPVSFGSAHAGPAARWVRFTGWWALGVALACAWWIVPLLILSRVSPPFLDFIESSRVTTEWTSLTEVLRGTSSWTPFVSPERVAGSLLVNQPAAVVATGVVAAAGLAGLAMRRMPGRGRLVTALVVGLLLMCLGFAGQLGSPVAEPIRVFLDGAGAPLRNVHKFDPMIRVPLVLGIAHLIARIPLPGTVSWPQAGRAAAHPERSPALAATMALLVAVVGAGSLVWTGRIAPQGTYDAIPDYWSQTADWLKENSGPAEHPERSLVVPGAPLADQSWGLTRDEPLQPLADVPWAVRDAIPLVPPGAIRALDSVQRLISSGRGSAGMAATLARQGVGYVVLRADLDPTASRSARPILAQQALTSSPGLVRVARFGPEVGPRTIKGIVGDDGLAPRLPAIQIFAVRSASASPDGTATGGTGPSLVDLDAMPRIVGGPESLARLQDHAARTGATPLGPTLLDADARRAGVDDSGASGAIVTDTPTDRETDFGRVDDHSSAIRAPGDRRSTQNAVPDYPVPGAGLVRGQWLLDGAPDQVSVTASGSASDATQLGQTSPANSTAAAFDDDPNTSWISRGIDSAVGQWLQVNFTRPRSDLAVTVTPGKALGAPVTSLLVTTEAGSSVAQGITPGAKTTIVAPSGPTRWIQVRAIGTDNNTAGSQFAVAEMSLTDTRAGADLAIRHSVVLPPLVAGRAVAGWDLGTELGGRTACAADTDVTRCSAALALAPEEPGVFTRVLSVPESVDVAPRVWLRSAPGTALTTLLTAAGSVRAQGASLVVDPRGTASAAVDGDPRTAWIAPESTTTPGAAPPSLRLTLPAPQRVSAMTITRPRGLYPAAPVRVAVDLGTGRQVRTLPASGRITLDPAVTDRVSVTVLATADLIDVNSLGFAKQSPVGIAEITVDGAPPAPSPDRVVTVGCDAGVGLAVAGRVVPMTVTTTARSLLDGDPVPAVPCGADSLALPAGEQQVSITPGAAFTVDSATLTRTGPGSPGENRAQQGSEREQALAPQEWGADHRTVSVPASAESRVLVVPESQNPGWHARAGGQELTPIVVDGWQQGWIVPAGVAGTITLDYPLDRPYRWSLLIGLLAVAALFGATLIGRRRPTRDDRLPVATPIRAPLAAAGALVVALTLLTGWPGALAALATAAAGQWIRRRRPRALPLVVAALFTLAAAGLSLGPWQSPSGYTGFSWWVQLPALAALTLVAAGALPASRSVAVWRRSLRRRSASRIARRAGSSIRP; the protein is encoded by the coding sequence GTGGATGATCAGCGTCTGACCCGGCGCGGGGTCGTTCTCGCGGCCGTGGCCGCCCTGGTCTTCGCGTTAGTCCAGTCCCCCGGCGCCATCGCCGCGGACACCAAACTCGATCTCACCGCCGACCCCGTCGGCTTCCTCGCCCGCGCGACGCATCTGTGGACGTCGCAGGCCACCCTCGGTCAGGTCCAGAACCAGGCCTACGGGTACTTCTTCCCGCACGGCGCGTTCTTCGTCCTCGGCGACGTCGTCGGTCTGTCGCCGTGGATCACCCAGCGGTTGTGGTGGGCCGTGCTGGTCTTCGTCGGCTTCCTCGGCATCGTCCGGCTCGCCGAGGCGCTGGGCATCGGTTCCCGCGGCTCCCGGATCGTCGCGGCCGCTGCGTTCGTGCTCAGTCCCCGCGTGTTGACCACCCTGGGATCGATCTCCTCGGAGACGACGGTGATGATGCTCGCGCCGTGGGTGCTGATCCCGGTCGTCATCGCCCTGGACCACCCACAACTGCGATCGTCGTTGCGTCAGTTGGCGTTCCGATCGGCCTGCGCGGTCGCGTTGATGGGTGCGGTCAACGCCGTCGCGACACTGGCCGCCTGCGGCATCGCCGTCGTGTGGTGGCTTGCGCACGCCCCGGTGTCCTTCGGCTCCGCGCACGCCGGGCCCGCCGCGCGGTGGGTCCGGTTCACCGGCTGGTGGGCGCTCGGGGTCGCGTTGGCGTGCGCCTGGTGGATCGTCCCGCTGCTGATCCTGTCGCGCGTGAGCCCGCCGTTCCTCGACTTCATCGAGTCGTCGCGGGTGACCACGGAGTGGACCTCGCTCACCGAGGTCCTGCGCGGTACCAGCTCGTGGACTCCGTTCGTCTCACCGGAACGGGTGGCGGGGTCGTTGCTGGTGAACCAGCCGGCGGCCGTGGTCGCGACCGGGGTGGTCGCGGCGGCCGGACTCGCGGGACTCGCCATGCGCCGCATGCCCGGACGAGGACGACTCGTCACCGCGCTCGTCGTCGGGTTGCTGCTGATGTGTCTGGGCTTCGCCGGGCAGCTCGGTTCGCCGGTGGCCGAACCGATCCGGGTGTTCCTCGACGGTGCGGGCGCGCCCCTGCGCAACGTCCACAAATTCGACCCGATGATCCGCGTCCCGCTCGTCCTGGGCATCGCGCATCTGATCGCCCGTATCCCGCTGCCGGGCACCGTCTCCTGGCCGCAGGCAGGTCGGGCAGCGGCCCATCCGGAACGGTCGCCGGCGCTCGCAGCCACCATGGCGCTGCTGGTCGCCGTGGTCGGCGCCGGGTCGCTGGTGTGGACCGGACGCATCGCCCCGCAGGGGACCTACGACGCGATCCCCGACTACTGGTCACAGACCGCCGACTGGCTGAAGGAGAACTCCGGTCCCGCCGAGCACCCCGAACGCAGCCTCGTCGTGCCGGGGGCGCCACTGGCCGACCAGAGTTGGGGACTGACCCGCGACGAGCCGCTGCAACCCCTGGCCGATGTGCCGTGGGCCGTGCGCGACGCGATCCCGCTGGTGCCGCCCGGCGCGATCCGGGCGCTGGACTCGGTGCAGCGCCTGATCAGTTCGGGTCGGGGGTCGGCGGGGATGGCGGCGACCCTGGCCCGACAGGGGGTCGGCTACGTCGTCCTGCGGGCCGACCTCGATCCCACCGCATCGCGGTCGGCGCGACCGATACTCGCCCAGCAGGCCCTGACCTCGTCGCCCGGGCTGGTGCGCGTCGCGCGGTTCGGCCCCGAGGTGGGTCCTCGGACGATCAAGGGCATCGTCGGCGACGACGGGTTGGCGCCGCGGCTGCCCGCGATCCAGATCTTCGCGGTCCGGTCGGCGTCCGCATCCCCGGACGGCACCGCCACCGGGGGCACCGGGCCGTCGCTGGTGGACCTCGATGCGATGCCGCGCATCGTCGGTGGTCCGGAATCGCTGGCGCGCCTGCAGGATCACGCCGCACGAACCGGGGCGACGCCGCTCGGACCGACCTTGCTCGACGCCGACGCGCGCCGCGCCGGCGTCGACGACTCGGGCGCGTCCGGGGCGATCGTGACCGATACGCCGACCGACCGGGAGACGGACTTCGGTCGCGTCGACGACCACAGCTCGGCCATCCGCGCCCCCGGGGACCGACGCTCCACCCAGAACGCCGTGCCCGACTACCCCGTACCGGGCGCCGGTCTGGTCCGCGGGCAGTGGCTGCTCGACGGCGCCCCGGATCAGGTGTCGGTGACCGCGTCCGGATCGGCATCGGACGCAACGCAGTTGGGGCAGACGTCGCCTGCCAACTCGACCGCGGCGGCGTTCGACGACGACCCGAACACGTCGTGGATCAGCCGGGGAATCGACTCCGCGGTGGGTCAGTGGCTGCAGGTGAACTTCACCCGCCCACGGTCCGACCTCGCCGTGACCGTCACCCCGGGCAAGGCCCTGGGCGCACCCGTCACGAGTCTGCTGGTCACCACCGAGGCGGGCAGTTCGGTCGCCCAGGGCATCACCCCGGGCGCGAAGACGACCATCGTCGCACCCAGCGGACCGACGCGCTGGATCCAGGTGCGCGCCATCGGCACCGACAACAACACCGCGGGTAGCCAGTTCGCCGTCGCGGAGATGTCGCTCACCGACACCCGGGCGGGCGCCGACCTGGCCATCCGCCACAGCGTCGTCCTGCCGCCGTTGGTCGCGGGACGGGCCGTCGCCGGGTGGGATCTGGGCACCGAGCTCGGCGGTCGGACGGCGTGCGCGGCCGACACCGACGTCACGCGGTGTTCGGCGGCGCTGGCGCTGGCGCCCGAGGAGCCCGGCGTGTTCACCCGGGTGCTGTCGGTGCCCGAGTCCGTCGACGTCGCCCCGCGGGTCTGGTTGCGCAGTGCTCCCGGCACCGCCCTGACCACCCTGCTGACGGCCGCGGGATCGGTGCGCGCCCAGGGCGCCTCGCTGGTCGTCGATCCCCGCGGGACAGCCTCGGCGGCGGTCGACGGCGACCCCCGGACGGCGTGGATCGCACCCGAGTCGACCACCACACCGGGCGCCGCGCCGCCGTCGCTACGGCTGACGCTGCCCGCACCCCAGCGTGTCTCCGCGATGACCATCACCCGACCCCGCGGGCTCTATCCGGCTGCGCCGGTGCGGGTCGCGGTCGATCTGGGTACCGGGCGCCAGGTCCGGACGCTGCCCGCGAGCGGTCGCATCACCCTCGACCCCGCGGTGACCGACCGGGTGTCGGTGACGGTGTTGGCGACGGCCGACCTCATCGACGTCAACAGCCTCGGCTTCGCGAAGCAGTCCCCGGTGGGCATCGCCGAGATCACCGTGGACGGTGCACCGCCCGCACCGTCGCCCGACCGTGTCGTGACGGTGGGCTGCGACGCGGGCGTCGGGCTGGCCGTCGCGGGCCGCGTGGTCCCGATGACGGTGACCACCACCGCACGCAGCCTTCTCGACGGCGACCCGGTCCCGGCGGTCCCCTGCGGCGCGGACTCGCTCGCCCTGCCCGCGGGTGAGCAGCAGGTGTCGATCACCCCCGGGGCGGCGTTCACGGTCGACTCGGCGACACTGACGCGCACAGGGCCCGGGTCGCCGGGTGAGAATCGAGCGCAGCAAGGCTCGGAGCGAGAGCAGGCCCTGGCACCACAGGAGTGGGGTGCCGATCACCGCACCGTCTCCGTTCCCGCCTCGGCTGAGTCCCGCGTCCTCGTGGTGCCGGAGTCACAGAACCCGGGTTGGCACGCCCGGGCCGGCGGGCAGGAACTGACGCCGATCGTCGTCGACGGTTGGCAGCAGGGGTGGATCGTGCCCGCGGGTGTCGCGGGGACGATCACGCTGGACTACCCGCTGGACCGCCCCTACCGGTGGTCGTTGCTGATCGGGCTGCTCGCGGTCGCGGCCCTGTTCGGCGCCACGCTGATCGGCCGACGGCGCCCGACCCGCGACGACCGCCTGCCGGTCGCGACGCCGATCCGCGCACCGCTTGCCGCTGCGGGTGCGCTCGTCGTCGCACTGACCCTGCTCACCGGATGGCCCGGCGCCCTGGCGGCGCTCGCGACCGCCGCGGCGGGTCAGTGGATCCGGCGGCGTCGTCCCCGCGCGCTCCCGCTCGTGGTCGCCGCGCTGTTCACGTTGGCCGCAGCCGGGTTGTCGCTCGGCCCGTGGCAGTCACCGTCGGGCTACACCGGTTTCAGCTGGTGGGTTCAGCTCCCCGCGTTGGCGGCGCTCACGCTCGTCGCCGCCGGGGCCCTGCCCGCCTCGCGATCGGTCGCGGTCTGGCGCCGCTCGCTGCGGCGACGTTCGGCGTCGCGCATCGCTCGACGTGCCGGCTCCTCGATCAGGCCGTAG
- a CDS encoding DUF3068 domain-containing protein produces MASGRMSVRELVGPVLIFVGALLVVVAIASPLYLVGQLEKTPMDTDFTTVASSQRPDGGTGSQALPAQILNRCSLSDTKPEVSDANLTRQQRVVVVKPANSEKVTFQAGTSTRINQVKISGETVAPSSDSTSGGGCLGALLLATKDRVTTDRSTALPALGGGGSSEVQLDASDKTVTIPDRTGLQYRFPFDVDKSKNYNYFDLTTRTSSPLKYVDSSEINGVKVFHYTQDVPEANLASLKDANGQSPQGTTLSQASSWYGGFPDIDRTQKLPADLYHKATRDLYVDPVSGTIINAREHVEEYFKISGVSDDAPAALRDYKLTNLDATFVYDQKTQESLADDAKDLASPIRLWGRWLPIVFGVLGAIALVAGVFLLLRGPRRRAATAGGDTDPYYPVATHDDDGPDDSAFRDSDYRDPGYRDPDHDGASDRPTTVFPDLRKNAGGSGGTDDDATQNIPRVTDDPSQAGWSDPDGPGSAETRRDDPWRGPDNR; encoded by the coding sequence ATGGCGTCAGGCCGAATGTCGGTCCGGGAACTCGTGGGGCCTGTCCTCATCTTCGTGGGTGCACTGCTGGTGGTGGTCGCGATCGCCTCCCCGCTGTACCTCGTGGGCCAGCTCGAGAAGACCCCGATGGACACCGACTTCACCACGGTGGCGTCGTCGCAGCGACCCGATGGCGGCACCGGCAGCCAGGCGTTGCCCGCACAGATCCTCAACCGCTGCTCGCTGTCGGACACCAAGCCCGAGGTCTCCGACGCCAACCTCACCCGCCAGCAGCGCGTGGTCGTGGTGAAGCCGGCCAACTCCGAGAAGGTCACCTTCCAGGCCGGTACCTCGACGAGGATCAACCAGGTCAAGATCTCCGGCGAAACCGTTGCGCCCAGTTCGGATTCGACCAGCGGCGGCGGCTGCCTCGGCGCCCTCCTGCTCGCGACCAAGGACCGCGTCACCACCGACCGGAGCACCGCACTGCCCGCCCTCGGCGGGGGCGGCAGCTCCGAGGTCCAGCTCGACGCGTCGGACAAGACGGTCACCATCCCCGACCGCACCGGCCTGCAGTACCGGTTCCCGTTCGATGTCGACAAGTCCAAGAACTACAACTACTTCGACCTCACGACCCGTACCTCGAGCCCGCTGAAGTACGTCGACTCCTCGGAGATCAACGGCGTCAAGGTCTTCCACTACACACAGGACGTGCCCGAGGCGAACCTCGCGAGCCTCAAGGACGCCAACGGCCAGTCGCCGCAGGGCACCACGCTGAGCCAGGCGTCGTCCTGGTACGGCGGTTTCCCCGACATCGACCGGACCCAGAAGCTCCCGGCCGACCTGTACCACAAGGCAACTCGCGATCTGTACGTCGATCCGGTCAGCGGCACGATCATCAACGCGCGTGAACACGTCGAGGAGTACTTCAAGATCTCCGGCGTCAGCGACGACGCACCGGCCGCCCTGCGCGACTACAAACTGACCAACCTCGACGCCACCTTCGTCTACGACCAGAAGACGCAGGAGTCGTTGGCCGACGACGCCAAGGATCTCGCGTCGCCGATCCGGCTGTGGGGCCGCTGGCTGCCGATCGTCTTCGGCGTGCTCGGTGCCATCGCGTTGGTCGCCGGGGTCTTCCTGCTGCTGCGCGGACCGCGTCGCCGTGCCGCCACCGCGGGCGGTGACACCGATCCGTACTACCCGGTCGCCACCCACGACGACGACGGCCCGGACGATTCGGCGTTCCGTGACTCCGACTACCGCGACCCCGGATACCGCGACCCCGATCACGACGGGGCGTCCGACCGACCGACCACGGTGTTCCCGGACCTGCGCAAGAACGCCGGCGGCTCGGGCGGCACCGATGACGATGCGACACAGAACATCCCGCGTGTCACCGACGACCCGTCGCAGGCCGGCTGGTCCGACCCGGACGGTCCCGGGTCGGCCGAGACCCGCCGTGACGATCCCTGGCGGGGCCCGGACAACCGCTAG
- a CDS encoding TIGR03560 family F420-dependent LLM class oxidoreductase: MSIRLGYQIPNFTYPGTPADIVPTVLAQAREAEANGFDTVLVMDHFYQLPGIGKPEEPMLEAYTLLAAIAAATESVQLSTLVTGNTYRNPAMLAKTVTTLDLVSAGRAVLAIGAGWYELEHQQMGYEFGTFTDRFERLDEALQIIEPMLRGRHPEVDGKWYQAHSTLNEPRVRDDLPIMLGGGGEKKTFGLAARYADHLNIICNASELPRKLDALAQRCEEAGRDRDSIETSFLAFTMIDEDGDTARKMQREYLIKTGVDYDNLDDDARAAATDRMFVGSPDEVAEQIQRRVLDVGVDGVTINLVPNGHIPGVVELAGKTLAPLVA; encoded by the coding sequence ATGAGCATCCGCCTTGGCTACCAGATCCCCAACTTCACCTACCCGGGAACGCCCGCCGACATCGTCCCGACCGTCCTCGCGCAGGCACGGGAGGCCGAGGCGAACGGTTTCGACACCGTCCTGGTGATGGACCACTTCTACCAACTGCCCGGTATCGGCAAGCCGGAGGAGCCGATGCTCGAGGCGTACACGCTGCTGGCCGCGATCGCCGCGGCCACCGAGTCGGTGCAGCTGTCGACGCTGGTCACCGGCAACACCTACCGCAACCCGGCGATGTTGGCCAAGACCGTCACCACGCTGGACCTGGTGAGCGCGGGCCGCGCGGTGCTGGCCATCGGCGCGGGCTGGTACGAGCTCGAGCATCAGCAGATGGGCTACGAGTTCGGCACCTTCACCGACCGCTTCGAACGCCTCGACGAGGCGCTGCAGATCATCGAGCCGATGCTGCGCGGCCGTCACCCCGAGGTCGACGGGAAGTGGTACCAGGCGCATTCGACGCTCAACGAGCCGCGTGTTCGCGACGACCTCCCGATCATGCTGGGTGGTGGCGGCGAGAAGAAGACCTTCGGTCTCGCGGCCCGCTACGCCGACCACCTCAACATCATCTGCAACGCGAGCGAGCTGCCGCGCAAGCTCGACGCGCTCGCCCAGCGGTGCGAGGAAGCGGGCCGCGACCGGGACAGCATCGAGACCAGCTTCCTGGCGTTCACGATGATCGACGAGGACGGCGACACCGCCCGGAAGATGCAGCGCGAGTACCTGATCAAGACCGGTGTCGACTATGACAACCTCGACGACGATGCGCGAGCCGCGGCCACCGACCGGATGTTCGTCGGTTCACCCGACGAGGTCGCCGAACAGATCCAGCGTCGTGTACTCGACGTGGGTGTCGACGGTGTGACCATCAACCTCGTGCCGAACGGACACATCCCTGGAGTGGTCGAGCTCGCGGGCAAGACGCTCGCGCCGTTGGTGGCGTGA
- a CDS encoding YqeB family protein: MGFHKPTETVLGVEAGDRNWAIGFGAAIGVAIGALLPLVWNSIDDADWVPAHDLVSAIMSVDITAIAFLRPAALAAVGAVLMWIWAVTQPRLTISDDEIIFEHKGSERVIRREQVSGAYLDGSAIVIDSADGRRLFDEDVEGAKKRAGEAFRRHGYPWESR; encoded by the coding sequence ATGGGTTTTCACAAGCCGACCGAGACCGTGCTGGGCGTCGAGGCGGGCGACCGCAACTGGGCCATCGGGTTCGGCGCGGCGATCGGCGTGGCCATCGGCGCCCTGCTCCCGCTGGTCTGGAACTCGATCGACGACGCCGACTGGGTCCCCGCGCACGACCTCGTGTCGGCGATCATGTCGGTGGACATCACCGCCATCGCGTTCCTGCGACCCGCCGCGCTCGCGGCGGTCGGCGCCGTCCTGATGTGGATCTGGGCGGTCACCCAACCACGCCTGACCATCAGCGACGACGAGATCATCTTCGAACACAAGGGATCCGAGCGGGTGATCCGACGCGAGCAGGTGTCGGGTGCCTACCTCGACGGATCGGCGATCGTGATCGACTCCGCCGACGGCCGCCGTCTGTTCGACGAGGATGTCGAAGGCGCGAAGAAGCGTGCGGGCGAGGCCTTCCGACGCCACGGGTATCCGTGGGAGTCGCGGTAG
- a CDS encoding SDR family oxidoreductase has product MKTTGNTMFIPGGTSGIGLGLALRFHAAGNTVIVAGRRREKLEEIASEHPGIHTVELDVSDPGSITAVAADVQARFGDLDVLIAMAGVMKTEDVHTGDFVDTAAEVVTTNLLGSIRLIGAFTEFFAAKSEATIMTVSSGLAFTPMAATPTYSATKAAVHAFTDAIRIQLADTGIQVIELAPPAVQTDLMPGQAEADWAMPLDDFLTEVVSIIDADPTVREILVENVKPLRHSETNGNRDAMMAQLAGQVH; this is encoded by the coding sequence ATGAAGACCACCGGCAACACCATGTTCATCCCCGGCGGCACGTCCGGGATCGGACTCGGACTGGCCCTGCGCTTCCACGCCGCGGGGAACACGGTGATCGTCGCCGGACGTCGACGCGAGAAGCTCGAGGAGATCGCGTCGGAGCATCCCGGTATCCACACCGTCGAGCTCGACGTCAGTGACCCGGGCTCGATCACCGCGGTCGCCGCCGACGTCCAGGCGAGGTTCGGCGACCTCGACGTCCTCATCGCGATGGCCGGGGTGATGAAGACCGAGGACGTCCACACCGGCGACTTCGTCGACACCGCCGCCGAGGTCGTGACCACCAATCTGCTCGGGTCCATCCGGCTCATCGGGGCGTTCACCGAGTTCTTCGCCGCGAAGTCCGAGGCGACGATCATGACGGTCTCGTCCGGCCTGGCCTTCACCCCGATGGCGGCCACCCCGACCTATTCCGCCACCAAGGCGGCCGTCCACGCGTTCACCGATGCGATCCGTATCCAGCTGGCCGACACCGGTATCCAGGTGATCGAGCTGGCACCGCCGGCCGTGCAGACCGATCTCATGCCGGGACAGGCGGAGGCCGATTGGGCGATGCCGCTCGACGATTTCCTCACCGAGGTGGTGTCGATCATCGACGCCGATCCGACGGTGCGCGAGATCCTCGTCGAGAACGTCAAGCCGCTGCGTCATTCCGAGACCAACGGGAACCGAGACGCGATGATGGCCCAGCTCGCCGGGCAGGTGCACTGA